The segment CAACATCTTTCAcaagctcctctctctcctctctcgctcTACAGGCCTCATCTTgctagtttttctttttctgccacCCCTCTGATCTATGACCCAGAGATAAGACATATTTCCTCCCCTTGGCTCACTGGTGGATGACTACCTGACTGCATTTTTCAGAGCTGACGTCACTTAGTGTGAACTCTGCCAGCATCATACAGCTGGGTCTTTCCTCATCAAGGAAAATAAAGCATGGGaagatttctttctttcttctgcagCTTCTCGTTCATTCTGCATCGAGTACTGATTAATTTTATTCTGTCCAGAGGGAATTTAGACTTAAGAAAATATGATGTGATCTCCTAAGTGTGTAAACATATCTATGGATTGAGATCTACCTCTCAGGTTATGACCTATGACCTAACCAGAGGCGAGTTAAGAGGGGTGGCCCGCCTTGAAATATGAGAGGCCACCCCAAAGTCCTCAACAATAATGGGCTGTTACCTTGTTAGAGGCAGAACTTATCTTAACATCAACCATTTGGACTCTTGCAACAGGTTGCTTCTTGTtgactttaaatgcagcacactTTCTTTTATTTGGTCTTTAAATTGCTGAACAAAGTTTGCACATCTCAGAATCAATGACGTTAAATGACAGTTGTTGAAAGTAAGACGGTTTGCACAAGACAATCATCATTTTTGGGCCCTTAAAGCACAAGTTAGAGgataaatgcaaagaaaggtTGCCACTGCTGTGTAACTTTAAAGCACCTGTAAGGAACTTCAtggttgtgttgattctggcgcccccttgagGACAAAACTATACATCTCACCTCTTTGCTGTTCTTATTTGCAACATACAGATCTTGTTTTCTGAgaacaaaaatctcatcctgttgtcttcaattGCTTAAATGTATCACTAATTGTGGATATTTGTTTATTCTGCGTGTTTGTCAGACACCTACCCTGTGGCCGTGGTTACAGTCATTCAAAATAActataaagaaataatcagtcttgtcgctgatggtctcatttgcctCTATGGCTCATACAAAGGGATTAGCACTGatgtcagtctgttttattATCAGCTAAAttcactcacaggagctttaaagctgaacATTCTACACAGGAATATAACACCTTATGAGTGAGGTGAAGAAAGGTGTCTATAAATGCTGCACAACCCCCACTTAAAGAAGTCTGCCCACGTCCCTGTGTATCACATTTTCTCTAAACTAGTCTCATCTTGCATCAATAAAAGGTTTTGGGAAAGCTTGGGGTGAGGGGTTTACAAGGAGTGATCAAAATGAAACTTAAACAACAGGATGTCTAAAGTCAACACAATGAGACATTAAGTATTGCCATCAGTCATCTCCACTGCTCCAGCAGTATAGCCATGCTGACTCACATCTCCACAGCCAGGAAGAGCTTCTACACCCGGGGATTAATCACTGAGATAACCAAAGCTTAAAATGAATTACCCTTTGTTTCTTCCATTATTTGTCTCAATCTTGGCTCATAATCCAGTTTCATGTGTGCAGTACAGTAGTTTATGTGAAACCATCATATAGAcacagggtcagaggtcacaggtttgtAATTAGGCACAGCTAATATGGAAGACAGTGGTTTGAATAATTTTGTCTCAATtacatttatctgtttatttatttaattatttaatcttTAAGTTCTAATTAGAATCTGTGTTGTTCTATTAGTTTGATTTGGCATCAGTTTCTCtttattaacttatttatgTGATATGTCTTTAAATATTATACAGCTGATCATCGAAGCCACGCCCCCAAACTCCGAATCCACCAATCAGGACTCGCCAAACGATGAGGGCGGAAAAAACACGGAAGTgcttcaaagaaaaacaagacaggGGAAGAAGACACGTAAGCTGTGTCTTGTTTTCAGTTCTACAGAACAAAATgagctttaattaaattaaCTGAAGTGTCTTTCAGACTGTAGCATCCCTCATCAGCCGTAATGGAGAAAGGATCAGGTGTTGTTCTGGCAACAGAGAGATATGGCAGTGCAGAGTCCTGGAAGTATGTTGCAAAGGATGgggtgatggagaggagaagggatGGGGGTGAGGGTGAATCAAGAGCAAACTCCATTGTTGGAGTTTTTAAAGTAAGATTTCTTCCATCCTTCTACAATGACTTTGCATATTTCAACATTTCCTCTGACTCACATTTTCACTCCTTTCCTCAGAGTGTCTTTCTGCCTCAAGGATATCCAGAGAGTGTCAGTAATGATTACCTGCAGTACCAGTTTTGGGACACAGTGCAGGTGCAGTACATGATACACTATTTCAAAACTATTTCAGTCCTCTCTATGAGATGAAGACTCTCTAAACACTCCTCTTTTATTCACCCAGGCTTTCTCCAGCTCTCTGTCTGGGACTCTGGCCACTCAGGCCTCCCTCAAAGGGGTCGGGGTTGGAAACCAAGAGGCAACAGTAGCAGCAGCCACAGTCACCTGGTTGCTAAGAGGTGAAGCCTTACTGCAAACTATTCTGTTTCATAACTGAGTCATGAGGAGTGCAACTTGTAAACTGTATTTCCCGTACAGATGGAACTGGCATGTTGGGACGAATCCTCTTCGCATGGCAGAAAGGGTTGGCTCATTTTGTgttctcactggagctttaaagtttcAATACAATGGATGGATTGTTTTCAATGTGTCTTCATATTTGTGCTCTtgtcctgtttctgtctttgtttcaggaCTAAACTGGACTCTGAGGCCAAAAAGTGGAGGTATGTGTCGTCCACAGTGTCAgtatttgaattattctgattctgaactcatttaaagttattttctaTTCTTCTCAGACTTTTCGCTGATGTTCTCAACGACATTGCCATGTTCATGGAAATACTGGCTCCTTACTTTCCTGCTTTCTTCATCCTGATTGTGTGTACAGCTGGGATATTCAAGGTAAGTGAACTTGCACTGGTGTTGCTCGGTTGGTGTGTTGGTCCCACAGTGTCTCAGATGCTGCGTGCACCCTCGTGGAAGACCATCAGCTGCAGCTCATGCACATGTCTTGACATACCATCAGAGTTTTGTGATGTAGCTGTTTTTTATTAGTGTTTGTCTCCACCAGTCAATCGTAGGTGTGGCGGGCGGTGCGACCAGAGCTGCTCTGACCGTCCATCAGGCTCGTAGAGACAACATGGCTGACATCTCTGCCAAAGATGGCAGTCAGGTGTGTTTTTGGATTTATCTGTGATGTCTGACTACTGTAGAGTGTCTAAATGTGTTATTACAATCTTTCTAAATGATGAAAAGGTTTCTAAAGAGCTGTGTGTCtcatttttgttatttcttgAATTCCACAGGAGACTTTGGTGAATCTGGCCGGTCTGCTGATCAGTCTGATACTCATTCCCCTCGTCACTGATAATCCAGTGTGAGTACATTATTATCCTGCACAGATACTTGTTTGAAGAGTCTTAAAAACATTATTCATATTCccttgctctctttctctcagattGACCCTcagcctcttcttcctcttcaccaTCCTCCATCTTTTTGCCAACTACAAGGCTGTGCGATCAGTCGTAATGGAAACTTTCAACGAGGCGCGGCTGACGATTGTTCTGCAGCAGTACCTGAGAGACAGTCGGGTTCTGAGTCCACAAGAGGCCAATCAGAGGGAACCAGTTTTTATCGGTAGGAGTCATACATTTGCTGACAGATTTTAGGTCGTTGTAAGAATCTACCATGACTGAGACACAGCGATAAGATGTTAACACTGTGCTCTCTGTGTGATTTATTCTCCTGTTTTCACCAGAGTTCAGCAAAAGTGTGCCGATCAAACTTGGAGTGAGGTTGCAGGAGGTTCTGCAGAGGTAATCTTACATTACATGTTCACTTTATGACAACTACataaagaaaatcaataaaaaattcAACAGTTACGTTTAATTTTGCTTCTTTTGCAGCAAAGATGAACTTGATTTGGCCTTGAAGCATAACGGCATGCCTTACCTGTTAGGAGTGAAACATGGTATGTTATTCTCTTTCACAGAAAATGAACAATCTTAAGATTCATAAACATTCAGTACTTGTTTCTAAGTAACTCTGTCCTCCCCTCAggttgtgtgtgcatatgtttaGGACCAGAAGCAGCAGTGCATGATGAAATCAGAGCAATGTGCCAAGCTGTTTGGCTCAGCAGTAAGTTGACCACCCAGACTTCAAGAGATCTCTCTACACAACAAAAGCAGAGTGAGTCTTCACGTCTATTGATTCTTTAAAAAGCTTGAAAACAGGTGCTTTCTTTCTGTCACTcattaccttttctttttttaaggtcACTGGGAATTGGTGCACGAGAGTCACAAGCTCATGGACACAATTTTCAGTCCATTTCTCaaaggtgcacacacacaccaatgtttTTTAAACTATAAATGACTCCCTTAACATCATGTTCATTTAACCAATAGAAACACTGTGCTCCTCATATTATTTTCAGGAGTGGAAGCTGCAGGCTGGGACGTCAAACGAACTCTGCTGGACTGGGATGAGTGGAGAGTTGAGTGGAAGACAAAAAGCAACTGAGCTGAAAACATCTGGAGTTTGTTGAAATTGTGAATATTAACTTTTTTCAAGGTTTAATAAATACTATTTTTATGCAAAGCTTGTTTGATTCTGTCTTTGGTTGTATgtccttagacatctgcagaaagaggctgcagatgttttatcagtctgtggtggcaagtgtgttattctatgctgcagtctgctggggaagcagtataaaacacaaggatgtgaGACAACTGGACAAAACTAGTAAAAAAAGAGCTGGCagtgtgattggaaccaggttggactcactggaggctgtggtggagagatgcacacagaagaagctagagaccattctaaattacacagatcatccacttcacatcttctttgtggaccagagaaacagcggcagtggacggcccatctctctgcgctgcagaaCTGAGAGAtgcagaaaatcattcatccctgcagccattaggcttcataactctctagccaatgggagatgagctaaCAGACaactgaattacttgttttatgtgatttttataatttgtatttgccagacacctgaatttcctcctttgggatgaataaagtacattctattctattctattctattctattctttttcAATTAGTGTGGTACGAGAAGAATACACTCCCCccctaaaaacatatttaaatccAAAGCTGACAGTTTGGTGAGAAAATATGATGCGAAAGTACTTTAACTTCCCCTTTTTTTAACCTTCAACTTCTGTCCTTAAAGATACGTTTGAAACCATagtgttaaaaacaaataaggaGATATTTTCCTTCTGTCCACTAGAGGGAGTAGTGGCGAAATCATTTGAATCAACGACGCCACGAAGAAGAACTACTTCCGTTATGGAAAAGCTTCAAGATGGTGAATCGTTCAGCATTTCTACGTTAATAATGCCAGTGATAATGATAGATTTgtcacaaatatttacaaaagcttgacaaaacacaacagaagctTAAATATTAGAGCTAAAAACTGCCAAATTGTACAATTTCCTTCCCCAATTCGCGTTAAATCAATCAATAcgacttttattctgaaaagtcGGACCGGATGTTGACATGCAACTACTGCTAGCTTACTTTGGTAACTCCAGGAGACTCAGTTTTGTTGCAAATTGAACAATAAAAGTTTACAATATGGGGAGATATAAATGTGCATACAACTGCGAAAGCTCCAGCGATTCAGATTTAAAGTTCTTTAAGTAAGTGTGGACATTTGTTTGGAATAATCAGAGTGTTGCTTGAGGAATAACGATACACAGGTTAACTATGCTAACATAAACATTAGCATGGTCTCATCACCCTGTTGTTGATATCcatcttctgtttaatgtactCATATTACTTTATCATTCTGCA is part of the Notolabrus celidotus isolate fNotCel1 chromosome 20, fNotCel1.pri, whole genome shotgun sequence genome and harbors:
- the rusf1 gene encoding RUS1 family protein C16orf58 homolog, which produces MEKGSGVVLATERYGSAESWKYVAKDGVMERRRDGGEGESRANSIVGVFKSVFLPQGYPESVSNDYLQYQFWDTVQAFSSSLSGTLATQASLKGVGVGNQEATVAAATVTWLLRDGTGMLGRILFAWQKGTKLDSEAKKWRLFADVLNDIAMFMEILAPYFPAFFILIVCTAGIFKSIVGVAGGATRAALTVHQARRDNMADISAKDGSQETLVNLAGLLISLILIPLVTDNPVLTLSLFFLFTILHLFANYKAVRSVVMETFNEARLTIVLQQYLRDSRVLSPQEANQREPVFIEFSKSVPIKLGVRLQEVLQSKDELDLALKHNGMPYLLGVKHGCVCICLGPEAAVHDEIRAMCQAVWLSSKLTTQTSRDLSTQQKQSHWELVHESHKLMDTIFSPFLKGVEAAGWDVKRTLLDWDEWRVEWKTKSN